In one window of Roseovarius nanhaiticus DNA:
- a CDS encoding rod-binding protein → MEAAQKLEATFLAEMLKSAGFGKEGGFAGGVGEEQFASLHVQALADKVAKAGGLGLVETFYRSMMETTHDT, encoded by the coding sequence ATGGAAGCGGCACAGAAGCTGGAGGCGACTTTTCTGGCAGAAATGCTGAAATCCGCCGGTTTCGGCAAGGAGGGCGGCTTCGCCGGTGGCGTCGGCGAGGAACAATTCGCGTCGCTTCACGTCCAGGCACTGGCCGACAAGGTGGCAAAGGCGGGTGGATTGGGCTTGGTCGAAACATTTTACAGATCCATGATGGAGACGACACATGACACATGA
- a CDS encoding flagellar hook-length control protein FliK, whose protein sequence is MLGPLTTNSMPAAIKGEDAPRVAQKDRGGPRPQSFSSFFAAQMPEKPSLKDGRQKVAVAEERAPDEVTGASSADEDVLNEEGATTDTMHQAMAGELDRHDAATDIQSAEDWSDDEAEVAAFIDEIAAQEGENPKAFQAFLPLASLVNADDWTVAVPALGRRTGTSVDETSIQMEGSGAVSIKSSLRNPMAGTSLLTGDSGAAQVSHTPNEQPAATIGPLSAQIEMSGQRNGGSPLGTSELLQQTSDASLTVKDATRAEIHPGSPQSMSYEKLNTSESAHTSGSPVGPDVGGLSIFPADGADSVPAKVNAEPESGQRPVDWEGRAAQEVAQPKVGPQAIVGQNIFLGGQAFSLERGRHDWSVEQPAPPSASGAGADTPTLIEAIPRGAAPPALIASVELGRAASWDSLASARDEASLALGSDAPLDTILVAEARLASLPSGELRVVPSLLQGSEGVRNIAAQMAEAMAKAGADRAIDVILNPAELGRVRITLAQGEAGMVVNISADRGETLDLMRRHSDMLGRELQDLGYDGTEFSFSRDDRGRAPHATQIDFGADVKEPAGPLTPASASARAAGIVIADRLDIRL, encoded by the coding sequence ATGCTCGGCCCACTGACGACCAATTCAATGCCCGCTGCCATCAAGGGCGAGGATGCGCCACGCGTTGCACAAAAAGATCGCGGAGGCCCGCGACCGCAGAGCTTCTCCTCATTTTTTGCGGCGCAAATGCCTGAAAAGCCTTCGTTGAAGGACGGTCGGCAGAAGGTTGCAGTTGCCGAAGAGAGGGCTCCTGACGAAGTGACTGGCGCCTCGTCCGCTGACGAAGACGTGCTGAACGAAGAAGGCGCGACAACTGATACCATGCACCAAGCCATGGCTGGCGAACTGGATAGACACGATGCCGCAACTGACATTCAGAGTGCGGAGGATTGGAGCGATGACGAGGCGGAGGTTGCCGCTTTCATTGACGAAATAGCGGCCCAAGAGGGTGAAAACCCTAAGGCATTCCAGGCTTTTCTGCCGCTCGCATCACTCGTAAATGCAGATGACTGGACCGTGGCCGTCCCCGCCCTGGGCCGGAGAACTGGCACTTCGGTTGACGAAACAAGCATCCAAATGGAGGGCTCTGGAGCTGTTTCCATCAAAAGCTCATTGCGCAATCCGATGGCAGGGACATCACTTTTGACAGGCGATTCCGGCGCGGCACAGGTAAGCCACACTCCAAATGAGCAGCCAGCGGCGACGATCGGACCCCTAAGCGCTCAGATCGAAATGTCTGGGCAACGAAATGGTGGGTCTCCGCTTGGGACCTCAGAGCTGCTGCAACAAACGTCAGATGCGTCTCTAACCGTAAAAGATGCCACGCGAGCCGAAATTCATCCGGGCTCGCCGCAATCTATGTCGTATGAGAAACTTAATACGAGTGAGTCGGCGCACACTAGCGGTTCACCGGTTGGACCGGATGTTGGAGGACTCTCTATTTTCCCGGCCGACGGTGCGGATAGTGTGCCAGCCAAAGTCAACGCCGAACCCGAGAGTGGACAACGTCCGGTAGACTGGGAGGGCCGAGCGGCGCAGGAGGTCGCTCAACCGAAGGTCGGCCCTCAAGCCATTGTCGGGCAGAACATATTCCTCGGTGGTCAAGCTTTCAGCCTTGAGCGTGGGCGGCATGATTGGTCTGTTGAGCAGCCTGCGCCGCCGAGCGCGAGTGGCGCGGGTGCCGATACGCCTACATTAATAGAAGCGATCCCGAGGGGGGCTGCACCGCCAGCCTTAATTGCATCGGTGGAGCTTGGACGTGCGGCATCATGGGATTCGCTGGCTAGTGCGCGCGATGAGGCGAGCCTCGCCCTCGGCTCAGATGCGCCTTTGGATACAATCCTTGTAGCCGAGGCGCGGCTGGCGTCTTTGCCATCCGGTGAGCTTCGCGTGGTGCCATCGCTGCTCCAAGGGTCAGAGGGGGTGCGCAATATCGCGGCGCAGATGGCTGAAGCGATGGCAAAAGCCGGCGCTGACCGCGCCATCGACGTCATTCTTAACCCTGCAGAGCTTGGACGCGTGCGGATCACCCTGGCTCAGGGCGAGGCGGGAATGGTCGTCAACATTTCGGCCGATCGAGGCGAGACGTTGGATTTGATGCGCCGTCACAGCGATATGCTGGGCCGTGAGCTGCAGGATCTGGGATATGATGGCACCGAATTTTCCTTCTCGCGCGACGATCGCGGTCGAGCACCGCACGCTACACAGATCGATTTCGGCGCCGACGTGAAAGAGCCTGCCGGCCCGCTGACGCCAGCATCTGCTTCTGCCCGCGCGGCGGGCATAGTGATCGCCGACCGCCTCGATATTCGTTTGTAG
- the flaF gene encoding flagellar biosynthesis regulator FlaF — protein sequence MNAILRAQNAYGLSNRSIRTARDTEYEAVARATQNLKSAADTNPLDMAKLARAVSDNRELWTLFAVQVADTDNPLPAQLRASIFYLAEFTNAHSSKVLSREASVDALIEINTAVMRGLRDAGPAK from the coding sequence GTGAATGCCATTCTCAGGGCGCAAAACGCCTACGGTCTGTCCAACAGATCAATTCGCACAGCGCGCGACACCGAATACGAGGCCGTCGCCCGTGCCACCCAGAATTTAAAATCCGCCGCAGATACGAACCCCTTGGATATGGCCAAACTCGCGCGCGCCGTCAGCGACAATCGCGAGCTGTGGACGCTCTTCGCGGTTCAGGTCGCGGATACCGACAATCCCCTGCCGGCACAGCTTCGCGCAAGCATTTTCTATCTCGCCGAATTCACCAATGCGCATAGCAGCAAGGTCTTGTCTCGCGAGGCGAGCGTCGATGCCTTGATCGAGATAAACACTGCCGTGATGCGCGGACTACGCGATGCGGGGCCTGCAAAATGA
- the flbT gene encoding flagellar biosynthesis repressor FlbT: MSGLVLKLAPKERVLINGAVIENGDKRSRLSVVTPQANILRLRDAIHPEEATTPVRRVCYATQLILSGDAAPEEAKLPLLRHIEELSQILRDPDSRAHLSLATQSLLDGQFYQCLKALRNLLPREERLLARNSG; this comes from the coding sequence ATGAGCGGTCTGGTCCTGAAACTCGCCCCCAAGGAGCGCGTACTGATCAACGGTGCCGTCATCGAGAATGGCGACAAGCGATCCCGCTTGTCAGTGGTGACGCCGCAGGCAAACATCCTGCGCTTGCGTGACGCCATCCATCCCGAAGAGGCCACAACCCCAGTTCGGCGGGTCTGTTATGCCACGCAACTCATCCTTTCCGGCGATGCGGCGCCGGAGGAGGCCAAGTTGCCCCTGCTGCGTCACATCGAGGAACTGAGCCAGATCTTGAGGGATCCCGACAGCCGCGCGCATCTGTCCTTGGCGACGCAATCCCTTTTGGACGGACAATTCTATCAGTGCCTCAAGGCGCTGCGCAATCTGCTGCCACGAGAGGAGCGCCTTCTGGCGCGCAATTCGGGATGA
- a CDS encoding flagellar hook capping FlgD N-terminal domain-containing protein, translating into MEPLAIANGLTGTAALGSGATAEKAKTTLNSDFETFLKMLTAQMKNQDPLNPVESTEFASQLAAFSTVEQQVLTNDLLTGLGTQMGVLGMGQLQGWVGMEARVKMPVAYDGAPVALTLETRPGADLARLVVRDATGGIVHESSVPATGGAYSWHGLGEDGMPLESGTYSISVDSFQGDELLGSDPVASQARVVEARLSDGQTMLVMEGGQIVGARDVLGLRQPDAG; encoded by the coding sequence ATGGAACCACTTGCGATCGCCAACGGCCTGACGGGTACTGCTGCGCTCGGATCGGGCGCCACGGCAGAAAAAGCCAAGACGACGCTCAACTCGGATTTTGAGACCTTTCTCAAGATGCTGACCGCGCAGATGAAGAATCAGGATCCTCTCAACCCCGTGGAATCAACAGAATTCGCGTCGCAGCTTGCCGCCTTCTCCACGGTCGAACAGCAGGTGTTGACCAATGATCTTTTGACGGGTCTTGGCACGCAAATGGGAGTGCTGGGCATGGGCCAGCTCCAAGGCTGGGTCGGAATGGAGGCGCGTGTGAAGATGCCGGTGGCCTATGACGGCGCGCCTGTCGCTCTGACATTGGAGACACGCCCCGGCGCGGATCTTGCGCGGCTCGTTGTTCGTGATGCAACTGGCGGCATTGTCCATGAAAGCTCTGTTCCAGCTACGGGTGGCGCGTATTCGTGGCACGGGCTGGGCGAGGATGGCATGCCGTTGGAGAGCGGGACCTACAGCATCAGCGTTGATTCGTTCCAAGGTGATGAATTGCTGGGATCAGATCCGGTCGCAAGTCAGGCACGGGTGGTGGAGGCACGGCTCTCCGACGGCCAGACGATGCTGGTAATGGAGGGCGGACAGATCGTGGGCGCCAGAGATGTTTTGGGGCTTCGCCAGCCGGATGCCGGCTGA
- a CDS encoding flagellin yields the protein MSSILTNNSAMVALQTLKSVNSNLAKTQDMISTGKEIGKAKDNSAIWAISKVMESDVSGFKAVSKSLSLGESTVAVASAGAEQIVNLLNEMKEKVVAATGENVDNGKLEADVDALKEQIGQVIRGSQFNGANLLDASAQDLTVLSSIDRNGASLNASNITVTSANLETALLGGATATGDQDTAIAAANILGDINVSDAAAAETSIAALEVHLQSAVQKAADLGASSKRISDQSDFVGKVTDALKSGIGALVDADMEETSARLQALQVQQQLATQSLSIANQAPQAILSLFR from the coding sequence ATGTCCAGCATTCTGACAAACAACAGCGCAATGGTTGCATTGCAAACCCTGAAATCGGTCAACAGCAACCTGGCCAAAACCCAGGACATGATCTCGACCGGCAAGGAGATCGGTAAGGCCAAGGACAACTCGGCCATCTGGGCGATTTCCAAAGTCATGGAATCCGACGTCAGCGGCTTCAAAGCCGTGTCGAAATCCCTGTCGCTCGGCGAGTCCACCGTGGCCGTTGCATCGGCCGGCGCGGAGCAGATTGTTAACCTTCTCAATGAGATGAAGGAGAAGGTCGTTGCCGCGACCGGTGAGAACGTCGACAATGGCAAACTTGAAGCGGACGTTGACGCGCTCAAGGAGCAGATCGGCCAGGTCATCCGAGGCTCTCAATTCAACGGCGCCAACCTCTTGGACGCGTCCGCTCAGGATCTTACCGTCTTGTCCTCCATCGACCGGAACGGCGCATCCCTCAATGCGTCGAACATCACCGTTACCAGCGCTAATCTTGAAACCGCACTACTCGGCGGCGCGACAGCGACGGGGGATCAGGACACGGCTATCGCGGCGGCTAACATCCTCGGCGATATCAACGTGTCGGATGCGGCGGCGGCGGAAACCTCGATCGCCGCGCTTGAGGTTCATCTTCAGTCGGCCGTGCAAAAGGCTGCGGACTTGGGCGCGTCTTCCAAGCGAATCAGCGATCAGTCTGACTTTGTGGGCAAAGTGACGGACGCGCTGAAATCCGGCATCGGCGCGCTGGTCGATGCCGACATGGAAGAAACCTCGGCGCGACTTCAGGCGCTTCAGGTGCAGCAGCAGCTGGCAACCCAGTCGCTGTCGATCGCGAACCAGGCGCCACAGGCGATCCTGTCGCTCTTCCGTTGA
- a CDS encoding DUF1217 domain-containing protein — MSYQPIVPTGGLIGWGYLSRTLETQTGNFAKNPEIVRDTEYFTQNINSVRSAEGLVSDRRLMRVALGAFGLQSDIDSRAFIQKVLEGGTEEPTALANRLSDDRYAEFARAFGFGNPGGARTASPTWAQSIVSKFQRQQFEVAVGNQDESMRLAMDAQRTMPEIGALSGTDETKWFKIMASPPLRQVFETALGLPAAFGQADLDIQVTEFADRAQRQLGIDDLSKLSDPEVQDAVIRRFLLRDQVASFSQQSSGAIALTLLQSMPRLY, encoded by the coding sequence ATGAGTTATCAACCGATCGTTCCGACAGGCGGTCTGATCGGATGGGGCTATCTGTCACGCACTCTTGAAACGCAAACCGGAAATTTCGCCAAGAATCCCGAAATAGTAAGGGACACGGAGTATTTCACGCAAAACATAAACTCGGTGCGTAGCGCGGAGGGACTCGTTTCAGACAGACGGCTCATGCGGGTCGCTTTGGGCGCCTTCGGTCTGCAATCTGATATCGACAGCCGGGCGTTTATTCAAAAGGTGCTGGAAGGCGGCACCGAGGAACCAACCGCCCTCGCAAACCGTCTATCGGATGATCGCTATGCCGAATTCGCCCGTGCGTTTGGCTTTGGCAATCCGGGCGGCGCGCGCACCGCCTCTCCAACATGGGCGCAAAGCATCGTGTCGAAGTTTCAACGACAACAATTCGAGGTAGCCGTCGGCAACCAGGACGAAAGCATGCGCCTCGCGATGGATGCACAGCGGACAATGCCCGAAATCGGCGCTCTGAGCGGGACCGATGAAACCAAGTGGTTCAAGATCATGGCAAGCCCCCCTTTGCGGCAGGTATTCGAGACCGCGCTCGGCTTGCCCGCGGCTTTCGGTCAGGCGGATTTGGACATTCAGGTGACCGAATTTGCGGATCGCGCCCAAAGGCAGCTCGGAATCGACGATCTGTCCAAGCTATCGGACCCCGAGGTTCAAGATGCAGTCATCCGGCGTTTCTTGCTGCGTGATCAAGTTGCGTCGTTCTCCCAACAATCTTCCGGCGCGATTGCACTGACGCTTCTCCAATCAATGCCAAGGCTTTACTGA
- a CDS encoding flagellar protein FlgN yields MTHETAEQIRDRMDRLLDQERAALLAGDLEMIGTLMTQKEEVIDALNAIGPEAGNGIKSLHGKVMRNQALLDGALQGIRTVAGRLSTLRRIRRSLETYDRSGRKSSISDVIDHQLERRA; encoded by the coding sequence ATGACACATGAAACAGCAGAGCAGATCCGGGACCGCATGGACCGATTGCTTGATCAGGAGCGCGCGGCACTGCTCGCCGGTGATCTGGAGATGATCGGCACATTGATGACCCAAAAAGAAGAGGTGATCGACGCGCTTAACGCCATCGGCCCTGAGGCGGGCAACGGCATTAAAAGCCTGCACGGCAAAGTCATGCGCAATCAGGCGCTGCTCGACGGTGCGCTTCAGGGCATCAGGACGGTCGCGGGGCGGTTGAGCACGCTGCGCCGCATTCGGCGCAGCCTTGAAACCTATGATCGCAGCGGGCGCAAATCGTCCATCTCGGACGTGATCGACCATCAGCTCGAGCGCCGCGCCTGA